A portion of the Streptomyces sp. YPW6 genome contains these proteins:
- a CDS encoding LamB/YcsF family protein, producing the protein MDLNADLGEGFGTWTLTDDDALLACVTSANVACGFHAGDASVMRRVCDAAAAGGVRIGAQVSYRDLAGFGRRSMDVPPAELTAEIAYQIGALRVFAQAAGSTVSYVKPHGALYNRAVWDDDQAAAVVAGVRLAGGGLAVLGLPGSRLLAHAAEAGLPAVEEAFADRAYTPQGTLVPRREPGAVVHDPDDVVRRSVTMAVERAVTGADGSRIPLSARSLCVHGDTPGAAALARRVRTALEEAGVAVRAFA; encoded by the coding sequence ATGGATCTCAACGCCGATCTCGGCGAGGGCTTCGGCACCTGGACCCTGACCGACGACGACGCGCTTCTCGCCTGTGTCACGAGCGCCAACGTGGCCTGCGGCTTCCACGCGGGCGACGCCTCCGTGATGCGGCGGGTCTGCGATGCCGCGGCGGCCGGTGGGGTCCGGATCGGGGCGCAGGTCTCCTACCGGGACCTGGCCGGGTTCGGGCGGCGGTCGATGGATGTGCCGCCCGCCGAGCTGACCGCCGAGATCGCCTACCAGATAGGCGCGTTGCGGGTCTTCGCCCAGGCCGCCGGGTCCACCGTCTCGTACGTCAAACCGCACGGCGCGCTCTACAACCGGGCCGTCTGGGACGACGACCAGGCCGCCGCCGTCGTCGCGGGCGTCCGGCTCGCGGGCGGGGGCCTGGCCGTGCTCGGGCTCCCCGGCTCCCGGCTGCTCGCCCACGCGGCCGAGGCCGGACTGCCCGCAGTGGAGGAGGCCTTCGCCGACCGCGCGTACACCCCGCAGGGCACGCTCGTGCCGCGCCGTGAGCCGGGCGCGGTGGTGCACGACCCGGACGACGTCGTACGCCGGAGCGTCACGATGGCCGTCGAGCGGGCGGTCACCGGGGCGGACGGCAGCCGGATACCGTTGTCGGCGCGTTCGCTCTGCGTCCACGGGGACACCCCCGGCGCGGCGGCCCTGGCACGCCGGGTGCGGACCGCGCTGGAGGAAGCGGGCGTCGCGGTACGGGCGTTCGCATGA
- a CDS encoding PQQ-binding-like beta-propeller repeat protein gives MSKGLGMTVGRTSRRRILRLAGGGLTMAALGAGLTGCEDELATGGEGSTPKPRDASPDNGKAPSEGGAPAPLWTTSTSAQTYGDNDELVAVDGVVIASGDPLAALDGATGKERWSLPGGAVPGAPLLLGDGTLYLASGAYDGNVIGYVPGSGKETWRSRLGKEYRQPRPIAVDGEQVYVIAEILEADGSSRTNVIAALNSTTGKVAWKEQRDLGTQQNGIHAAVRGRHLVYTDFKNNLTVRDTATGRQVWTQKTTKTSYGPFVVHQDLVIVPQGQRLQAFALSDGTEKWSVEAEEFALFREPSLVEGVLYIADSGRTLWALRPGTGKKVWQSTALKDASAQVPRQFVTAGGTLYAATDLDPQGGVHAIDARTGALRWTFNDRSGDHHAWLVATDGKRVYALHGKKLHALPV, from the coding sequence ATGTCCAAGGGGCTCGGCATGACGGTCGGCAGAACTTCCCGGCGGCGAATACTGCGACTGGCCGGGGGCGGTCTCACGATGGCGGCGCTCGGGGCCGGACTGACCGGCTGCGAGGACGAGCTCGCGACCGGCGGGGAGGGCAGCACCCCGAAGCCGCGCGACGCGTCCCCCGACAACGGCAAGGCCCCCTCCGAGGGCGGGGCCCCCGCACCGCTGTGGACCACGTCGACCTCGGCGCAGACGTACGGGGACAACGACGAGCTGGTGGCCGTGGACGGCGTGGTGATCGCGAGCGGGGATCCGCTGGCGGCGCTCGACGGCGCCACCGGCAAGGAGAGGTGGTCGCTGCCGGGCGGCGCGGTGCCCGGTGCGCCGCTGCTGCTCGGCGACGGCACGCTGTACCTGGCCAGCGGCGCGTACGACGGGAACGTCATCGGGTACGTACCGGGGTCCGGCAAGGAGACCTGGCGCAGCCGCCTCGGCAAGGAGTACCGGCAGCCGAGGCCGATCGCAGTCGACGGGGAGCAGGTGTACGTCATCGCCGAGATCCTGGAGGCCGACGGCTCGTCCCGCACCAATGTGATCGCCGCGCTGAACAGCACCACGGGCAAGGTCGCCTGGAAGGAACAGCGCGACCTCGGCACCCAGCAGAACGGCATCCACGCCGCCGTGCGGGGCCGTCACCTCGTCTACACCGACTTCAAGAACAACCTGACGGTCCGCGACACCGCCACCGGCAGGCAGGTGTGGACGCAGAAGACGACGAAGACGAGTTACGGGCCGTTCGTCGTGCACCAGGATCTGGTGATCGTCCCGCAGGGGCAGCGGCTCCAGGCCTTCGCGCTGTCCGACGGGACCGAGAAGTGGTCCGTGGAGGCCGAGGAGTTCGCCCTGTTCCGGGAGCCGAGCCTCGTGGAGGGCGTGCTGTACATCGCGGACAGCGGTCGCACCCTGTGGGCTCTGCGGCCGGGGACGGGGAAGAAGGTCTGGCAGTCCACGGCCCTGAAGGACGCGAGCGCGCAGGTGCCCCGGCAGTTCGTCACGGCGGGCGGCACCCTCTACGCGGCCACCGACCTGGACCCGCAGGGCGGCGTCCACGCCATCGACGCGAGGACGGGCGCCCTGCGCTGGACGTTCAACGACCGGTCCGGCGACCACCACGCCTGGCTGGTGGCCACCGACGGGAAGCGCGTCTACGCCCTGCACGGCAAGAAGCTGCACGCGCTGCCCGTGTGA
- a CDS encoding Cmx/CmrA family chloramphenicol efflux MFS transporter, with product MPLAVYILGLSVFALGTSEFMLSGLLPPIADDMDVSIPQAGLLISAFAIGMVVGAPLLAVATLRLPRRTTLIALISVFGLGQIAGALAPTYEVLFASRVVSALACAGFWAVGAAVAIAMVPVNQRARAMAVMIGGLSVANVLGVPLGAFLGEHLGWRSAFWAVGAASAVALAGVVTRIPHIPLPGKKPELKRELTIYRDRQVWLAIVITALAAGGVFCAFSYLAPLLTDVAGLDSGWVPWILGLFGAGALIGTMIGGRVADAHLFGVLLSGITASTVFLVALALFASGQAAVVALSFLLGLSAFFTAPALNARMFNVAGAAPTLAGATTTAAFNLGNTSGPWLGGTVIDLDFGFASTAWAGAAMTALALAAVGVALRLQRGGTGGAGGAGVRSRSRLVARSTAAPGRPARADSVPSTGA from the coding sequence ATGCCCCTGGCCGTATACATTCTCGGCCTCTCGGTCTTCGCCCTCGGCACCAGTGAGTTCATGCTGTCGGGCCTGCTCCCGCCGATCGCCGACGACATGGACGTGTCGATCCCGCAGGCGGGGCTTCTCATATCCGCGTTCGCGATCGGCATGGTGGTCGGCGCCCCGCTGCTGGCCGTCGCCACGCTGCGGCTGCCGCGCCGCACCACCCTCATCGCGCTGATCTCCGTGTTCGGCCTGGGCCAGATCGCCGGTGCGCTGGCGCCGACGTACGAGGTCCTCTTCGCCTCCCGCGTCGTGAGCGCGCTCGCCTGCGCCGGCTTCTGGGCGGTCGGGGCGGCCGTGGCCATCGCGATGGTCCCGGTGAACCAGCGGGCGCGGGCGATGGCCGTGATGATCGGCGGCCTGTCCGTCGCCAACGTGCTGGGCGTGCCGCTGGGCGCCTTCCTGGGCGAGCACCTCGGCTGGCGCTCGGCGTTCTGGGCGGTGGGCGCGGCCTCGGCGGTGGCACTGGCGGGCGTGGTCACCCGCATCCCGCACATCCCGCTGCCCGGGAAGAAGCCCGAGCTGAAGCGGGAGCTGACGATCTACCGGGACCGGCAGGTCTGGCTGGCCATCGTGATCACCGCGCTCGCGGCGGGCGGGGTGTTCTGCGCGTTCAGCTACCTGGCGCCGCTGCTGACCGACGTGGCGGGCCTGGACTCGGGCTGGGTGCCGTGGATCCTCGGCCTGTTCGGGGCGGGCGCGCTGATCGGCACGATGATCGGCGGCCGGGTCGCGGACGCACACCTCTTCGGGGTGCTGCTGAGCGGGATCACGGCGTCGACGGTGTTCCTGGTGGCATTGGCCCTGTTCGCCTCCGGTCAGGCGGCGGTGGTCGCGCTGTCGTTCCTGCTGGGCCTGTCCGCCTTCTTCACCGCTCCCGCCCTGAACGCCCGGATGTTCAACGTGGCCGGGGCCGCTCCCACGCTGGCCGGAGCCACCACGACGGCCGCGTTCAACCTGGGCAACACGAGCGGCCCCTGGCTCGGCGGCACGGTGATCGACCTGGACTTCGGCTTCGCCTCCACGGCCTGGGCGGGCGCGGCGATGACCGCCCTGGCCCTGGCGGCGGTGGGCGTGGCGCTGCGCCTCCAGCGCGGCGGCACGGGCGGGGCCGGCGGCGCGGGCGTCCGGTCCCGCTCGCGGCTCGTCGCGAGGAGCACGGCGGCCCCCGGGCGCCCGGCGCGAGCCGATTCCGTTCCGTCGACGGGCGCGTGA
- a CDS encoding HAD family acid phosphatase — protein sequence MHAGATVQRTAATLTATLALVAVPVASAGATEMTAPAAPAPVTASAAPAALAADVDYAAWRRDVAAVVAEARPWIEARTANAGGERQAIVLDIDNTALETHFHPFWKLPTPAVDDVRELARYADARGAAVFFVTARPGIIHSLTDWNLKKAGYPVDGLRVRSLPDLFEEVSAYKTEQRAEIEAKGYTIIANIGNNTTDLVGGHAERGFKLPDYDGALS from the coding sequence ATGCATGCAGGCGCCACCGTCCAGCGCACCGCCGCGACGCTGACCGCGACACTCGCCCTCGTCGCGGTCCCCGTCGCCTCGGCCGGAGCGACGGAGATGACGGCACCGGCCGCCCCCGCCCCGGTGACCGCCTCCGCGGCCCCCGCCGCCCTCGCCGCGGACGTCGACTACGCCGCCTGGCGGCGGGACGTCGCGGCGGTCGTCGCCGAGGCGCGCCCCTGGATCGAGGCCCGGACGGCGAACGCCGGGGGCGAGAGGCAGGCGATCGTCCTCGACATCGACAACACGGCGCTGGAGACGCACTTCCACCCGTTCTGGAAGCTGCCCACCCCCGCCGTGGACGACGTCCGCGAACTGGCCCGCTACGCCGACGCGCGCGGCGCGGCCGTCTTCTTCGTCACCGCGCGGCCGGGCATCATCCACTCCCTCACGGACTGGAACCTGAAGAAGGCCGGCTACCCGGTCGACGGCCTGCGCGTACGCAGCCTGCCCGACCTCTTCGAGGAGGTCAGCGCCTACAAGACCGAACAGCGGGCGGAGATCGAGGCGAAGGGCTACACGATCATCGCCAATATCGGCAACAACACCACCGACCTCGTCGGCGGCCACGCCGAACGCGGCTTCAAGCTCCCGGACTACGACGGCGCGCTCTCCTAG
- a CDS encoding DUF4031 domain-containing protein, producing the protein MTLYIDPPTWPGHGRLWSHLVSDVSFEELHAFAAVIGCPPRAFERDHYDVPEAHYADAVRAGAREIGSKELVGRLTAAGLRRPKGRPAPG; encoded by the coding sequence GTGACGCTGTACATCGACCCGCCCACCTGGCCCGGACACGGCCGCCTCTGGTCGCACCTGGTGAGCGACGTCTCGTTCGAGGAGCTGCACGCCTTCGCCGCGGTGATCGGGTGCCCGCCGCGCGCCTTCGAGCGCGACCACTACGACGTACCGGAGGCGCATTACGCGGACGCGGTACGGGCCGGGGCCCGCGAGATCGGCTCGAAGGAGCTGGTCGGGCGCCTCACGGCGGCGGGGCTGCGGAGGCCCAAGGGGCGGCCGGCGCCGGGGTAG
- a CDS encoding MurR/RpiR family transcriptional regulator produces MTSDVKEIFSSDTPPAPAALAAKVRTLAPSMTRSMQLVAEAVAGDPAGCAALTVTGLAERTGTSEATVVRTARLLGYPGYRDLRLALAGLAAHQESGRAPAVTADIAVDDPIADVVAKLAYDEQQTLADTAAGLDTVQLGAAVAAASTARRIDIYGVGASSLVGQDLAQKLLRIGLIAHAHTDPHLAVTNAVQLRSGDVAIAITHSGSTGDVIEPLRVAFDRGATTVAITGRPDGPVSQYADHVLTTSTARESELRPAAMSSRTSQLLVVDCLFIGVAQRTYETAAPALAASYEALAHRHTPRTR; encoded by the coding sequence GTGACCAGTGATGTGAAGGAAATTTTCAGCAGCGATACGCCGCCCGCCCCCGCGGCCCTCGCCGCCAAGGTCCGGACCCTCGCCCCCTCCATGACCCGCTCGATGCAACTGGTCGCCGAAGCCGTGGCGGGCGACCCGGCCGGCTGCGCCGCCCTCACCGTCACGGGTCTCGCCGAGCGCACCGGCACCAGTGAAGCCACCGTCGTCCGCACCGCCCGCCTCCTCGGCTACCCCGGCTACCGGGACCTGCGCCTCGCCCTGGCCGGTCTCGCCGCGCACCAGGAGTCGGGGCGGGCCCCGGCCGTCACCGCCGACATCGCGGTGGACGACCCCATCGCCGACGTGGTCGCCAAGCTCGCCTACGACGAGCAGCAGACCCTCGCCGACACCGCCGCCGGCCTCGACACCGTCCAGCTGGGGGCGGCCGTCGCCGCCGCCTCCACCGCCCGCCGCATCGACATCTACGGCGTCGGGGCGTCCTCCCTCGTCGGCCAGGACCTGGCGCAGAAGCTACTCCGGATCGGGCTGATCGCCCACGCGCACACCGACCCGCATCTCGCGGTGACCAACGCCGTGCAGCTGCGCAGCGGCGACGTGGCCATCGCGATCACCCACTCCGGTTCCACGGGCGATGTGATCGAGCCGCTGCGGGTCGCCTTCGACCGCGGGGCGACGACGGTCGCGATCACCGGACGGCCCGACGGGCCCGTGTCGCAGTACGCCGACCACGTGCTGACGACGTCCACCGCGCGCGAGAGCGAGCTGCGCCCCGCCGCCATGTCGAGCCGTACCAGCCAGCTGCTCGTCGTGGACTGCCTGTTCATAGGCGTCGCGCAGCGCACGTACGAGACCGCCGCACCCGCCCTGGCCGCCTCCTACGAGGCGCTGGCCCACCGCCACACCCCGCGCACCCGCTGA
- the murQ gene encoding N-acetylmuramic acid 6-phosphate etherase, whose translation MTSTTDTPGATDTSGTYGELRAQLAALTTEAFRPELAEIDRLPTEEIARIMNGEDATVPAAVAERLPQIAAAIDATAARMARGGRLVYAGAGTAGRLGVLDASECPPTFNTDPAEVVGLIAGGPSAMVTAVEGAEDSKELAAADLDALKLTADDTVVGISASGRTPYAIGAVEHARARGALTVGLSCNADSALAAAAEHGLEVVTGPELLTGSTRLKAGTAQKLVLNMISTVTMIRLGKTYGNLMVDVRASNEKLRARSRHIVSLATGASDAEIETALTATDGEVKNAILVLLGQVDGPTAARLLTESDGHLRAALAAVRTT comes from the coding sequence ATGACCTCCACCACCGACACCCCCGGCGCCACCGACACCTCCGGGACGTACGGCGAGCTCCGCGCCCAGCTGGCCGCCCTCACCACCGAGGCGTTCCGCCCCGAGCTGGCCGAGATCGACCGGCTGCCCACCGAGGAGATCGCGCGGATCATGAACGGCGAGGACGCCACGGTCCCGGCCGCCGTCGCCGAGCGGCTGCCGCAGATCGCCGCGGCCATCGACGCCACCGCCGCGCGCATGGCCCGCGGCGGCCGGCTGGTCTACGCGGGCGCGGGCACGGCGGGCCGGCTCGGGGTGCTGGACGCGAGCGAGTGCCCGCCCACCTTCAACACCGACCCGGCCGAGGTCGTCGGTCTGATCGCGGGCGGACCCTCCGCCATGGTCACGGCCGTCGAGGGGGCGGAGGACAGCAAGGAGCTGGCCGCCGCCGACCTGGACGCGCTGAAGCTGACCGCCGACGACACGGTGGTCGGCATCTCCGCCTCCGGCCGCACGCCGTACGCGATCGGCGCGGTCGAGCACGCCCGCGCCCGGGGCGCGCTGACCGTCGGGCTCTCCTGCAACGCGGACTCCGCGCTGGCCGCCGCCGCCGAACACGGCCTGGAGGTCGTCACCGGCCCCGAGCTGCTCACCGGCTCGACCCGGCTGAAGGCGGGCACGGCACAGAAGCTGGTCCTCAACATGATCTCGACGGTCACGATGATCCGGCTCGGCAAGACGTACGGGAATCTCATGGTCGACGTCCGCGCGTCCAACGAGAAGCTGCGGGCCCGCTCCCGGCACATCGTCTCCCTGGCCACCGGCGCGTCCGACGCCGAGATCGAGACCGCCCTCACGGCCACCGACGGCGAGGTCAAGAACGCCATCCTGGTCCTCCTCGGCCAGGTCGACGGCCCCACCGCCGCCCGGCTCCTCACCGAGTCCGACGGCCACCTCCGCGCCGCGCTCGCGGCCGTACGCACCACCTGA
- a CDS encoding PTS transporter subunit EIIC, with protein MATEDKNRATAAAILPLVGGAANVASIAHCMTRLRLGLHDRSLVDDEALKALPAVMGVVEDDTYQIVLGPGTVARVTPEFEHLVEEGREAAPAPAAASTASSAPAVSAVSAEELAAQGAAIKAQQKAKNTTPFKLFLRRIANIFVPLIPALIGCGIIAGLNGLLVNLEWLPAVTPALAAMASGFMALIAVFVGYNTAKEFGGTPILGGAVAAIIVFPGVANIDAFGQTLSPGQGGVLGALGAAVLAVYVEKWCRRWVPEALDVLVTPTLTVLISGLATIFGLMYVAGEISSAIGTFADWLLSNGGAGAGFVLGGLFLPLVMLGLHQALIPIHTTLIEQQGYTVLLPILAMAGAGQVGAAMAVYVRLPRNESIRRTIRSALPAGLLGVGEPLIYGVSLPLGRPFVTACVGGAFGGGFVGLFHQLGDTVGSTAIGPSGWALFPLLDGNHSLGSTLAIYAGGLLAGYVAGFLATYFFGFGKDLLTEFNVSQEPAPSTIAATGGTPREATPGTRGGPDSGDTDPGSPEKAPVRV; from the coding sequence ATGGCCACTGAAGACAAGAACCGCGCCACCGCGGCCGCGATCCTGCCGCTCGTCGGCGGGGCCGCGAACGTCGCCTCCATCGCCCACTGCATGACCCGGCTCCGTCTCGGGCTGCACGACCGGTCCCTCGTCGACGACGAGGCGCTGAAGGCCCTGCCCGCCGTCATGGGCGTCGTCGAGGACGACACGTACCAGATCGTGCTGGGGCCGGGCACGGTCGCCCGGGTCACCCCGGAGTTCGAGCACCTGGTCGAGGAGGGACGGGAGGCGGCCCCCGCACCGGCCGCCGCCTCCACCGCCTCCTCTGCCCCCGCCGTCTCCGCCGTCTCCGCCGAGGAGCTGGCGGCGCAGGGCGCGGCGATCAAGGCACAGCAGAAGGCGAAGAACACGACCCCCTTCAAGCTGTTCCTGCGGAGAATCGCCAACATCTTCGTGCCGCTGATCCCGGCGCTGATCGGCTGCGGGATCATCGCGGGCCTCAACGGCCTGCTGGTCAACCTGGAGTGGCTGCCCGCCGTGACGCCCGCGCTGGCGGCGATGGCATCGGGCTTCATGGCGCTGATCGCGGTGTTCGTGGGCTACAACACGGCGAAGGAGTTCGGCGGTACGCCGATCCTGGGCGGTGCGGTCGCGGCGATCATCGTCTTCCCGGGCGTCGCGAACATCGACGCCTTCGGCCAGACCCTCTCGCCCGGCCAGGGGGGTGTGCTCGGCGCCCTGGGCGCGGCGGTGCTCGCGGTGTACGTGGAGAAGTGGTGCCGCCGCTGGGTGCCGGAGGCGCTGGACGTCCTGGTCACCCCGACCCTGACCGTCCTGATCTCCGGCCTGGCGACGATCTTCGGCCTGATGTACGTGGCCGGGGAGATCTCCTCCGCGATCGGCACGTTCGCCGACTGGCTGCTCTCCAACGGCGGCGCGGGCGCGGGCTTCGTCCTCGGCGGGCTGTTCCTCCCCCTCGTCATGCTGGGCCTGCACCAGGCGCTGATCCCGATCCACACGACCCTCATCGAGCAGCAGGGCTACACGGTCCTGCTGCCGATCCTGGCGATGGCCGGGGCGGGCCAGGTCGGCGCGGCGATGGCGGTCTACGTCCGCCTCCCCCGCAACGAGTCGATCCGCCGCACGATCAGGTCGGCGCTCCCGGCGGGTCTGCTGGGCGTCGGCGAGCCCCTGATCTACGGCGTCTCGCTCCCGCTGGGCCGCCCGTTCGTCACGGCGTGCGTCGGCGGGGCGTTCGGCGGCGGCTTCGTCGGCCTGTTCCACCAGCTCGGCGACACGGTCGGCTCGACGGCCATCGGCCCGTCCGGCTGGGCCCTGTTCCCGCTCCTGGACGGCAACCACAGCCTGGGCTCGACGCTCGCGATCTACGCGGGCGGCCTGCTGGCGGGCTACGTCGCCGGCTTCCTGGCCACGTACTTCTTCGGCTTCGGCAAGGACCTGCTGACCGAGTTCAACGTCTCCCAGGAACCGGCCCCGTCCACGATCGCGGCGACGGGCGGCACGCCCCGGGAGGCCACACCCGGCACCCGCGGCGGCCCGGACTCCGGCGACACGGACCCGGGTTCCCCGGAGAAGGCACCGGTCCGGGTCTGA
- a CDS encoding Uma2 family endonuclease, which produces MTAAFVENGQASDGRAWDYLLQTWRELDVPEGWRAEIDEGQIALVPPPHAHHNGIAARVQRRLYATLPEDLEIYQTLGVHIAPLGKLYVPDLVVMPTELIAAADPETSDPMDASEALLVVEITSRGNAREDRTKKYRAYARAGVPMYLLIDRFDTRGPMVTLFTEPNEDGTYKHTDAVPFGKPLTVPSPFDVQLPTEEFPGLG; this is translated from the coding sequence ATGACCGCAGCGTTTGTCGAGAACGGCCAGGCATCGGATGGGCGCGCGTGGGACTACCTCCTGCAGACATGGCGTGAGCTGGACGTGCCCGAGGGGTGGCGCGCCGAGATCGACGAGGGGCAGATCGCTTTGGTACCGCCGCCGCACGCACATCACAACGGGATCGCTGCCAGGGTTCAGCGCAGGCTCTACGCGACGCTGCCAGAGGATCTGGAGATCTACCAGACCCTCGGCGTCCATATCGCGCCGCTCGGCAAGCTGTACGTCCCCGACCTGGTAGTCATGCCGACCGAGCTGATCGCGGCCGCCGATCCCGAGACCAGCGACCCGATGGACGCCTCGGAGGCCCTGCTCGTCGTCGAGATCACCTCGCGGGGCAACGCCCGGGAGGACCGCACCAAGAAGTACCGCGCGTATGCCCGCGCGGGCGTCCCGATGTACCTGCTGATCGACCGGTTCGACACCCGGGGGCCGATGGTCACGCTGTTCACCGAGCCGAACGAGGACGGCACCTACAAGCACACGGACGCGGTGCCGTTCGGCAAGCCGCTGACCGTGCCGTCCCCGTTCGACGTACAGCTGCCGACGGAGGAGTTCCCGGGCCTCGGCTGA
- a CDS encoding PP2C family protein-serine/threonine phosphatase → MVDDTWSGALHRLWQAASRAEEVAALADDVYAPLLATPGVHLVVGTRWDEDATLRYMRALDADGGAPVIVATARSMPGAAVREPDGEPVVTRSAVAELDDAAWPEAEFLRRSPGASVVACTFRLDRNGWAGLSVAVDASADTEEVARRLAQAIDVIVACHTGILQRGREARRGADDALLAEASLQMDSSLDVEDTLRRVARIAVPAVADGCLVHLLRKDGPEFVAATHVAVRQQRALEEAGRDDPWLTSLLTRRDDGDQALFLSGAALDGSPFAGPAPAGDGRHPTVVSVSTLHARGRVVGSITFVYQRPEDRLPDSAFLDSLATRAALAIDNALLYELRRHAVLSLQEHLLPSRLPSAAGWDLSASYEVGDPMLDVGGDFYDAVPRPDGSISLLIGDVCGRGAEAAALTGLARHTLRTLLEEGTDPGTALSRLNRALRQEGASRFLTAVVVTMTPRADGTVLLTTCSAGHPRPLVLRADGTTDEVVSGGLLLGILDDVSYESHEDFLAPGDTLVLFTDGLTESRGAGGTYFESVLSERLSALRGSDAAHVAESLARQARAFRASGQDDIALLVARWNGNTPSEGLAPLHTLLEQAALR, encoded by the coding sequence ATGGTCGACGACACGTGGTCCGGCGCGTTGCACCGGCTCTGGCAGGCCGCTTCACGGGCGGAGGAGGTCGCCGCGCTGGCGGACGACGTCTACGCACCGCTCCTCGCCACCCCGGGCGTCCACCTCGTCGTGGGCACGCGGTGGGACGAGGACGCGACCCTGCGGTACATGCGGGCGCTCGATGCGGACGGCGGCGCACCGGTGATCGTCGCGACGGCCCGTTCGATGCCGGGGGCCGCCGTCCGTGAACCCGACGGCGAACCGGTCGTGACCCGGTCCGCCGTCGCGGAGCTCGACGACGCGGCGTGGCCGGAGGCGGAGTTCCTGCGGCGCTCGCCGGGGGCGTCCGTCGTGGCGTGCACCTTCCGGCTCGACCGGAACGGCTGGGCGGGGCTCAGCGTCGCCGTGGACGCCTCGGCCGACACGGAGGAGGTCGCACGCCGTCTGGCTCAGGCCATCGACGTCATCGTCGCGTGCCACACCGGCATCCTCCAGCGCGGCCGCGAGGCCCGCCGGGGCGCCGACGACGCCCTGCTCGCCGAGGCGTCGCTCCAGATGGACTCGTCCCTCGACGTCGAGGACACCCTCAGACGGGTGGCCCGGATCGCCGTCCCGGCCGTCGCGGACGGCTGCCTCGTCCATCTGCTGCGCAAGGACGGCCCCGAGTTCGTCGCCGCCACCCACGTCGCCGTCCGGCAGCAGCGCGCCCTGGAGGAGGCGGGCCGGGACGACCCGTGGCTGACCTCCCTGCTCACCCGGCGCGACGACGGCGACCAGGCCCTGTTCCTGAGCGGCGCCGCACTCGACGGGTCCCCGTTCGCCGGCCCCGCTCCCGCCGGGGACGGCCGGCACCCCACGGTGGTCAGCGTCAGCACCCTGCACGCCCGCGGCCGCGTCGTCGGCAGCATCACCTTCGTCTACCAGCGCCCCGAGGACCGGCTGCCCGACAGCGCCTTCCTCGACAGTCTCGCCACCCGTGCCGCCCTCGCCATCGACAACGCGCTGCTGTACGAGCTGCGCCGGCACGCCGTCCTCTCGCTCCAGGAGCACCTGCTCCCCTCCCGGCTCCCGTCCGCCGCGGGCTGGGACCTGTCGGCGAGTTACGAGGTCGGCGACCCGATGCTCGATGTCGGCGGCGACTTCTACGACGCCGTGCCCCGCCCCGACGGCTCCATCTCGCTGCTGATAGGCGACGTCTGCGGGCGCGGCGCCGAGGCCGCCGCCCTCACCGGACTGGCCCGGCACACCCTGCGCACGCTGCTGGAGGAGGGCACCGACCCGGGCACCGCGCTGAGCCGCCTCAACCGGGCGCTGCGCCAGGAGGGAGCCTCCCGCTTCCTCACCGCGGTCGTCGTGACGATGACGCCCCGGGCCGACGGCACCGTGCTCCTCACCACGTGCAGCGCCGGCCACCCGCGGCCGCTGGTGCTCCGCGCGGACGGCACCACCGACGAGGTCGTCTCGGGCGGTCTGCTCCTCGGCATCCTGGACGACGTCTCGTACGAGAGCCACGAGGACTTCCTCGCCCCGGGCGACACCCTCGTCCTGTTCACCGACGGGCTCACGGAGTCCCGGGGGGCGGGCGGCACGTACTTCGAGAGCGTCCTGTCCGAGCGCCTCTCCGCCCTGCGCGGCAGCGACGCCGCCCACGTCGCGGAGAGCCTGGCCCGGCAGGCCAGGGCCTTCCGCGCCTCCGGGCAGGACGACATCGCCCTGCTCGTGGCCCGCTGGAACGGCAACACGCCCTCCGAGGGCCTGGCCCCCCTTCACACCCTCCTCGAACAGGCGGCGTTGCGATGA
- a CDS encoding response regulator translates to MTRGGLILVVEDSEEDTEAIQRALSRSHPFLDLEFAPRSEDVLPRLLDPDARRPDLLLLDLNMPGTDGLTLLSRLRADTACASLTVVVFTSSTASAEEDACYAAGADSYIYKPVNFELFQTVLQGAVDFWLPRAADGAVTAAPPAAPPA, encoded by the coding sequence ATGACCCGTGGCGGACTGATCCTCGTGGTCGAGGACTCGGAGGAGGACACCGAGGCCATCCAGCGCGCCCTGTCCCGCTCGCACCCCTTCCTGGACCTGGAGTTCGCCCCGCGCAGCGAGGACGTGCTCCCCCGGCTCCTCGATCCGGACGCGCGGCGCCCGGATCTGCTGCTCCTCGACCTCAACATGCCGGGCACGGACGGCCTGACGCTGCTGTCGAGGCTGCGCGCCGACACCGCGTGCGCGTCACTGACCGTGGTGGTCTTCACCTCCTCCACGGCCTCCGCGGAGGAGGACGCCTGCTACGCGGCGGGCGCGGACAGCTACATCTACAAGCCCGTCAACTTCGAGCTGTTCCAGACCGTTCTGCAGGGCGCCGTCGACTTCTGGCTGCCGCGCGCGGCCGACGGCGCGGTCACGGCCGCGCCTCCGGCGGCTCCTCCAGCGTGA